The genomic window CAATCAGAAggtgataatatttttaaaattttaaattttgagaaaataattttatttttatcattcttATCAAAAGTATGAGTTATATCAATGGACTCAGTATCCACTAAAATAAACTCATAAAATAATCTGGACTTTTCTGGGTGAGAGGGTAAATAATGAAAACCTTGAGGGAAAAATTTGGAAGTAATTTGTAGTAACCtgttaaaatatgttataatcttcagttccaaagacatttatTGCTATAAAAACCTGTTAAAAATGGCTTTAAATAGCCTTAGTttttaatgtcttcaagaacaagagagattatTTCTCTTATCGTTTAAATGAAGGAtaagggtaatgtctttaagaacaaGAGAATTCTAATGGAAAAACTTCATAGCTCGAGACAGAAGAATATTTCGATAGAAGCCAAAGAATCGAAGTAGTCAagaattgtggacttagagcatttttttatcattcaagtgtgattcgacttcgacggttacaacggtttaaaggccttggttcatttcaaaatACAAAAGGACGCATGGCTgaagtttagtagtttaacgttaggGTAGACGTTACttagttttctataaatagaagtatgtatAGTCGAAATAgtggtcacaattcatttacacaaaatctcaaacactcaaagtatccatgttaaggcgagaaacgagttactcgagaaagatgtatgaatcggtgaacctttacattttctttgtaacttttatattctaaatgcaaatttacttttcatAAGTCTTTACTTGTTAAAGCATTTACAAATTCTGCTTTTCATCAGTTCCCTCGTTCGAGTAAACTtgctttaattatatttaacatatgtttcagaaattaaacatattgttcttttgcaaaataaggatgtctttaaagataaacttccaaatttcttttaacaaaatgcatgaacaattgtcccgagatttactagttgatctctcaagtaattaaattaaactagcggttgtttaccaaaaatcagtgtaaacaaattggcacgcccagtgggacgggttgttttgtgcaatttacATTTTGaaagaagtttattttctaaaaatccttttaCAAATACTAAGACAGTTAGTGTTTACAgttttgtgttttgattttgtatgcatttgagAAGTGGTAAATCTTTACCAAATTTAACTAGTGTTAAATCTAGATCAAAAATGGTTAGACCaccaaataataatcaaaacaataacaacaatgtcCCAAATCCTGAAGGACAGCCAACACAAGCGTCAATTAGTAACACTACTGTCATGGCCCAAGGCTCTGGAACATCTGCTTCGAGCGTTCCTGCAgtcagttttgggaatatagggGTAACAATACCCTCAACGAGTTCGACCGTATCTGGGTCGATATCTTCGTTAGTATCACATGGTATAGGGGCAGTCAGCCTGGTGCTGAAGATGTAAGGAGCCCCATTCGATCGTTTTTGTTGAACCAATCAGGATTAGGAATGCCAGAATCTCTAATGGCAGGCTTACATAATTCTAATCAAAATCCTGAAAGGAGTACCATGCCTTCCCCAGCAGTTTCCGTTGTGGGAAATAGGACCAGAGACATTGCCTTACAAAATTTAACCAATGTAACTATGATGTCCTTTCGACAACAAATGGACGAGAgtaatcatgaaatggttaatactCTAACTTCGCAATTGGGAACTATTTTGAATCCCTTGATCAACAACACAAATAACAATTATCAGTTGTTAGCCCATCAGATGGGGCGGATTGCAGATTTCTTTGGTACTCCTGCAATGCCTAACCAAAACCTTCAGCCCATTCGAAACCAAACACAGGTTCAGAACCAAGGGTTTCATGTGAACAATGAAGTTCCAAACAATCAAGTACCACAAGTGGTACAAGAGGAACCACCGGCTCCAGTGGTGCACCATGTGCCAGAGCCTGAAGTAATTTTGGTTAATCGAAATCAGAATGCTGACGAAGTAATTCGAAATGtgcaaagaaataattttgcgCAACAAGATAACTTGGCAAATTTAGTCGAAACTATCTTAACTcaaaatggtttcaatgttGGCCTACATAGGCCTAATTTTATTTCTCCATTATCTGAATATGTATTACAAACTGAATTGCCAAGGGGATGGAAAATCCCTAAATTCAcaaagtttgctggggacacaACTGAGTCAACAGTGGAACATGTGGCAAGATTTTTTGCCGAAGCAGGAAATTTGGcagataatgaaaatttaaggTTGAAATATTTCCCAAATTCCCTTACAAAAAACGCTTTCACTTGGTTCACAACTCTTCCCCCCCGTTCGATTCAGCATTGGACTCAATTGGAAAGGGCTTTCCATGAAcagttttatatgggccaaTCTAAGATTAGTTTGAAGGAATTGGCCAGTGTGAGGAGAAAGACACCAGAGTCCATAGATGATTATTTGAATCGATTTAGGCTACTTAAGGCCAGATGttttactcaagtgcctgaacatgagttagtcgaaatggctgctggaggcctagattattcaattcgaaagaaattagatACACAACATCTAAGAGACATGGCACAATTAGCGGATAGGGTAAGACAGGTCGAACGCCTCAAGGCTGAAAAGGCTAGATCATCGAAGTTTCAAAAGAGAGAAAAGATTGCTTATGTCGAAActatagatgatgatgatgaggaataTGTAATAAATTATGGAGACATAGAggataatgaaattaatgtggCCGAACTAAAACCGGGCCCTCCTTATGTCTGCAAATTACTAAAAccttcgaatggaaaaaatcctgtcgaacccaagaatgataaatttgttgCTAAAACTTATTCGTTTGATataactaaatgtgatgaaatatttgatttgttggtTACTGATGGCCAAATTGTTGTTCCAAAGGGATTGAAAGTGCCTCCccttgaacaacaaaagaaaagaggtttctgcaaatttcataattttttgggtcataaAACCTCACAATGTGTTCTTTTCAGGGATCTGGTTCAAAAGGCTTTGAAAGATGGAAGGTTGAAATTTGGAGAGAAATCCAGACAACAGATGAAAATTGACGAAGATCCATTACAAATATCGGATGCTTCCTATGTGGAACCGGTCGAATGCTTGATGATCGATGCCATGGACTTATCAGGAGGCGCGAAATTAGTTTCTATTCCAGAGAATGAATACTACGAGAAGATGAAAGTAGTGTATCCTGGGGCTGAAGAGGAACTGGTTGACTTTCTGCAAAGGTGTAAGCTTAACAAGTCTGAAGTTATGCTTTGTCCAAGGTGCAGCGCCGTATTCGACAAGAAGGCTACTGAGGGCCTTAACAAGTTCATACCATTcagaagaaacaaagagaattgGCCAAAGTCAAGGCCAATGAAAAGACAGAACATGGCGCATGCTAAACCAATACATCAAAGGTTGGGCAACCCAAATACTTTTGTGCCATCCAACAACTCACCAATGAACAAATGGGTTCATGGTCATGCATCAAACTTTGTCAGAAATTCTGTTGACAAGGGAAGTTCGAGTCATTCTGTTGATTCGAAGAAGTATGCTTACAGAAAAAATTACAAGGGAAAGAATCCCATGACCCGCACACAATGGCGTAGGCATCAGCGCCAACAAAGACTCTCCCTTCAAGAGGCTCAAAAGACTGAAGACAACAAAGGAAAACAGGTTGTCGAAGTGACCAGAAGGCCTCTGAAAGAAAGATTGACTCAACCAGAGGATGCTCGAAAGGTTGAGAATGAGTTTGAAGGAGAGAACATGGAAGATGAGGATCTCCTTGATTCAGATCCCGAGTTTGATGTGCTGGTAAACGTAGTTTCGATCCTCCCTGCTGAATATGACGTGTGGTCAGAAGTGACTGAAGGGGAGGATGAGTTCGATGAGTCTGAATTGGCTTTGcacaagccaatgtgttattatgtaaTGAATAATGGCTGTTTAGAGGAACAAATGGCCAATTTTGAGAGGCCAACTGAGggaatgaaaaatcatttgaaACCCCTCTTTATTCAGGCCAAAGTAAATAATGTGGGGGTCAACAAAGTGTTGATTGATGGAGGAGCAGCAGTAAACCTGATGCCAGAATTCATGATTACCAAGATTGGTAAATTTTCTACTGACTTGCACCCTCACAACATCGTTCTTTCGAATTACGAAGGTGAGACTGGTTTCTCGCTGGGGGCAATTCAAGTCGATGTGGCAGTTGGCAGCACTGTTAGGCCAACTCTGTTTTTGGTTGTAGCATCGAAGGCCAATTATAATCTGCTTCTAGGAAGGGagtggatacatggtgttggagcagTGCCTTCGACTCTCCATCAGAGGGTAAGTATTTGGAGAGATGATGGTGTGGTAGAGAATATCGAAGCCGATCAAAGTTATTTTAGGGCTGAAACACACCACATAACTAAGCATTCATTTGATAAGAAGTTGGCGAACATATCGCCATGCACTGAACAGGGATATGCCTATGCCCCTGCTGATAATGTCTACCATTCTGTCAAATTGGATCCAACTCATGGATTCATTTGGGAGAGAGAAGAGATAGATGATGGTCCACATGTGGATGAAGGCAAAGTCCGCCCAACTGGGTGGGACCTTGAGGAATATTACGATGACTGAGCCCAATGCTTGGGCCAAGATTTCGGCTTATATGGCCGAAAACAAGATAAAGATGGCTTTAGAAGCCACAATGCtgcaagaaaatatggctgtcgaagccaataACTGTGAAAATGGCAAATTATTGCCAATGGCTCAAAAATTGGACTGCATCTATGATGAAGAACCATTAGGATTTGAGAAAGATCCTTCCAGTTCCAGTCAAAAGATGCAGGCCCAAGATCCTTTGGAAGAAatagatattggagatggctctatCAAAAGGCCAACGTACATAAGTGCCAATATCCCAAAAGACTTGCGTGATAAACTGGTCGAACTCCTTAAAGAGTTCAAAGATTGTTTTGCTTGGGATTACAATGAAATGCCAGGTTTAGACAGAAATTTGGTCGAACATAGATTACCCATTCGACCAGACAAGAAACCAGTTAAACAATCACCAAGAAGGTTTGCACCAGAAATCCTATCTAAGATCAAGGAGGAAATTGAAAGGCTGCTGAGAAGCAAGTTCATCCGGACTGCCAGGTATGTCGAATGGTTAGCAAATATAGTTCctgtcattaagaaaaatggttctCTTAGAATATGTATAGATTTTAGGGACTTAAATAATGCTACCCCTAAAGATGAATATTCGATGCCTGTAGCAGAAATGTTAATAGATTCAGCAGCAGGTTTCGAATATCTTAGCATGTTAGATGGGTATTCTGGatataaccaaatttttatcgcTGAGGAAGATGTGGCAAAGACAGCTTTTCGATGCCCAGGGGCTTTGGGTACCTATGAATGAGTCGTAATGCcatttggattgaaaaatgctggagccacataccaaagagcaatgaactcaattttccatgattttatagatacttttatgcaagtatatattgatgatattattgttaaatcatcatcacaaaatgatcatttggtttgtttaaaaaagtcattcgaaagaatgaggaaatatggattgaaaatgaatccattgaaatgtgctttttgtgtgcatgcaggagatttccttgggtttgtggtgcataaaaaaggcattgagataaaccaaaacaagacaaaagcGATTTTGGAGACTAACCCTCCAACAAACAAAAAGCAACTTCAATCCTTGTTGGGAAAAATCAACTTTCTGAGAAGATTCATTTCGAATCTAAGTGGTAAAGCTCAAGCTTTTTCACCATTGCTTCGACTCAAGAAAGAGGATGTTTTTACTTGGGGGCAGGATCAGCAAGAAGCATTCGATGCAATCAAAAGATACTTGTCTAATCCTCCAACTCTGATGCCACCAATTAGAAATAAGTTTATGAAGTTGTATATTTCAGCATCTGATACCACATTAGGTAGTATGTTAGCCCAAGAGGACGAAAATGGCGAAGAAAAGGCCATTTATTATCTAAGTAGAGTCCTTAATGATGTTGAAACTAGATATAGTagtattgaaaagctttgtctttgtttgtacttttcttgtatgaaattgaagcattatataaagcctattgatgtttatgtttattctcattatgATGTTGTTAAACATATGTTGctaaaaccaattttacatagtcgaattgggagaTGGGCCTTAGCTCTTTCTGAATATTCACTTTCATACAAGCCTTTGAAAGCAATTAAAGGCCAAATAGTGGCTGACTTTATTGTTGATCATTCAGCAATCGAATCACCTCAAAATTACATTGCTCTAGAACCATGGACTTTGTATTTTGATGGGTCTAGACATCAACATGGTACTGGAataggtattttgataatttccccACAAAAAATTCCTACTCAGTTCAAATACAAGATTAATGGTATTTGTTCAAACAATGAAGCTGAATAtgaggctttgatagcaggattAGAAATATTATTGA from Trifolium pratense cultivar HEN17-A07 linkage group LG1, ARS_RC_1.1, whole genome shotgun sequence includes these protein-coding regions:
- the LOC123896498 gene encoding uncharacterized protein LOC123896498, with protein sequence MDESNHEMVNTLTSQLGTILNPLINNTNNNYQLLAHQMGRIADFFGTPAMPNQNLQPIRNQTQVQNQGFHVNNEVPNNQVPQVVQEEPPAPVVHHVPEPEVILVNRNQNADEVIRNVQRNNFAQQDNLANLVETILTQNGFNVGLHRPNFISPLSEYVLQTELPRGWKIPKFTKFAGDTTESTVEHVARFFAEAGNLADNENLRLKYFPNSLTKNAFTWFTTLPPRSIQHWTQLERAFHEQFYMGQSKISLKELASVRRKTPESIDDYLNRFRLLKARYTQHLRDMAQLADRVRQVERLKAEKARSSKFQKREKIAYVETIDDDDEEYVINYGDIEDNEINVAELKPGPPYVCKLLKPSNGKNPVEPKNDKFVAKTYSFDITKCDEIFDLLVTDGQIVVPKGLKVPPLEQQKKRGFCKFHNFLGHKTSQCVLFRDLVQKALKDGRLKFGEKSRQQMKIDEDPLQISDASYVEPVECLMIDAMDLSGGAKLVSIPENEYYEKMKVVYPGAEEELVDFLQRCKLNKSEVMLCPRCSAVFDKKATEGLNKFIPFRRNKENWPKSRPMKRQNMAHAKPIHQRLGNPNTFVPSNNSPMNKWVHGHASNFVRNSVDKGSSSHSVDSKKYAYRKNYKGKNPMTRTQWRRHQRQQRLSLQEAQKTEDNKGKQVVEVTRRPLKERLTQPEDARKVENEFEGENMEDEDLLDSDPEFDVLVNVVSILPAEYDVWSEVTEGEDEFDESELALHKPMCYYVMNNGCLEEQMANFERPTEGMKNHLKPLFIQAKVNNVGVNKVLIDGGAAVNLMPEFMITKIGKFSTDLHPHNIVLSNYEGETGFSLGAIQVDVAVGSTVRPTLFLVVASKANYNLLLGREWIHGVGAVPSTLHQRVSIWRDDGVVENIEADQSYFRAETHHITKHSFDKKLANISPCTEQGYAYAPADNVYHSVKLDPTHGFIWEREEIDDGPHVDEGKVRPTGWDLEEYYDD